The Magnetococcales bacterium genome includes the window GGGAAGGGGGACGGTTTGATCAGCTGTTGGAAGATGTCAAGACCGAGGTAGAGGGCATCACCAGCTTTCCGGAGGAGGTGGAAAGGCCCCTGGTGCGTCCTTTGGACCGGGTCGATTTTGTCGCGTCCGTTGCGGTGACCGGTCCACTCTCCTCCCGGGATCTCAAGGCCTATGGGGAGGCTGTGCGCAAACGGTTGTTGAGTCATCGGGAGTTGACCCAAATTTCGGTACGGGGATTTTCCGACCATCAGATTCGCATTGAAATACCCACCGGCCTCCTGCGACGTTACAACCTGACCATTCCCCAAATCGCCGATAGAATCGCCAAACAGAGTGTGGATCTGCCTGCCGGAACCATTGAGGTCAAGAGCGGTGAGATCGGTATCCGCTTTGATGAGGAACGCTACACCCCCCAAGAATTTTGGGATCTGCTGGTGTTGGGGGGAGAGAGTGGCGCTGAAATCCGTCTGGGAGAGATTGCCCACATCAGCGAACGTTTTGAAAACGATGAAAACCGCGTGCTCTTCAATGGTCGTCGGGCCGCCATCCTGGATATCTCCAAAACCCGCAACCAAGACACCCTTCTGGTGATGGATGCCTTGAAAAAGGCCCTCAGCGACGAACGGGCCATGGCGCCCCCCGGGGTCACCTACACCATCACCAAGGATGTCTCCTCTCTGGTGCGGGATCGCCTGAACATGTTGATCGAAAATGGCCTGCTGGGGTTGATGTTGGTTTTTTTGGTGATGTGGATCTTTTTCAGTTTTCGCTATGCTTTTTGGGTCGCTGCGGGGTTTCCGGTGGCCTTTTTGGGAACGCTCTTTGTGATGAGTGCCCTCAACTATGACCTCAACATGATCACCATGGTCGCCCTGCTGATCGCTGTGGGCTTGATTATGGACGATGCCATCGTCATTGCCGAAAACGTCGCTGCCAGGAGAGAGGCGGGTGCTGGGGCTTATCAGGCAGCCATCGAAGGGGTGAGCCGGGTGTTGCCGGGGGTGGTCTCCTCTTTTTTGACCACGGTGTTGGTCTTTGGCTCTCTGGCCTTTTTAAAGGGACACATCGGCATCGTACTCAAGGTATTGCCGGTGGTGCTGGTCATCACCCTGGCGGTGAGCTTGATAGAGGCCTTTTTGATCCTCCCCAACCATCTGGCCCACGCCATGGCAGGGAGCTCCCGCCAGCCCAATCCCCTACGGCTGTGGTTGAATCGTCTTTTTGAAAAAATGCGGAATCGCTTTACCGAAGGGATCGTGGCCCCTGCCGTAAACTGGCGTTATCTCACTTTGGGGTTGGTGATTTCCGGGCTTTTGACCTCCATCTCCCTGGTCTCTGGGGGAAGTCTGAAAAGCCGGGCCTTTCCCGATCTGGAAGGGGATGTCATGGAGGCCCGGCTGCTGTTACCTCCGGGAACCCCCTTTTCCCGCACCAGTGGTGTGGTGGATCATCTCATATCTGCTCTGAAACAGGTGGAGACAAACCTGAACCATGAGACGGCATTAATCAAAAATATCGCTGTCCACTTTAACCGCAATGCGGACGCCAACGAAGAAGGCCCCCATCTGGCTACGGTGGTGGTAGATCTACTGGCGGCGGAGTCCCGGGGGATCCGGGTGGAGCGTTTTTTACGCCTGTGGCGGGAGGCTGTGGGGCAGGTGCCCGATGTGGTGAGTCTCAAGTTTACCGAACCCAAAATTGGCCCCGCTGGGCTGCCCATCGACATTCGCCTGTTGGGAGGGGATTTGGGAGAACTTAAAGCGGCCTCCCGGGAGATTCAGGATTGGTTGGCAGGTTATCGGGGAGTGCACGATCTGTTTGATGATCTCAGGCCAGGCAAACCTGAAATACGCCTGCACCCGCGTTCCGGTGCTCTCTCCCTGGGTCTGACCACCTCCGAAATCGCCAGACAGCTCAGAGCCGCCTTTCAGGGAACCACCATTCGGGAAATCCAGGTGGGAAGTGAGGCCTATGAAATCGACGTCCGCCTGACCGCCAACGACCGGGACAGCCTGATGGATCTGGACGATTTTTTTGTCACTACTCCGGATGGGGGACAAGTGCCTCTGGGGGTGGTGGCCCGGTTGGAGCGCAGCCAGGGATATGCCCGCATCGCCCGGATCAACGGCCTGCGCAGTGTCACGGTACGGGGGGATGTGGATACCGGTATTGCCAATGTGGCCGAGGTGATGGGAGATTTCAGAGAGCGCTTTTTGCCGGAGTTGAAAAAACGTCATCCGGGAGTGCGCATGGCTTTTGAGGGGGAGGTGAAGGAGGGGGCTGGGACCGGGGCTTCCATGCGGCGTAATTTTTTGATCGGCTTGCTGGGGGTCTATTTTTTGCTGGCTTTCCAGTTTCGCAGCTATCTACAGCCGGTGGTGGTTTTGGCCGTAATCCCCATGGGGCTGATCGGGGCTTTTTGGGGGCACTATTTTTTGGGTTTGGATCTCTCCATGCCGAGTTTTATGGGGCTGGCCTCCCTCTCCGGAGTGGTGGTGAACGACTCCATTTTGTTGGTTATCTTCATCAAGGACCGATTGGCCAAGGATAGGGAGATCCCGGTGGCAGATGCCGCCATCCAGGCCTCCAAAGAGCGGTTCCGGGCCATTTTTCTCACCTCCCTCACCACAGTGGCCGGTCTTTTGCCCCTGCTTCTGGAAACCAGCCTTCAGGCCCAGGTGTTGATCCCCCTGGCTGTCAGCCTCGCCTTTGGCCTCTTTTCCGCCACCATGCTGGCCCTGATCATGGTGCCGGTGCTCTATACCATTCTCGATGATTGGGGGTTGGCGCGGCGGGTTGAATCATCTCCGGAGGAAGTTCACCCTGATCACGCTACGCTCGATCCATCCTGATCTCATCATAGGCATTTCCTTCTGAAAAAACAGTCGCCAATTCTGGTATGACGCCTCACCCATCACCCTGGGCTAACGATGGGGCGTACCCCGGGCTAGCGATGGGGTGATGGATGGATGATGGCATCAGGCGGCTGAGAACACTTCATCATTTTCCGCTTCCAGCTCTCCCTCCAACATTTCGTGGAGTTCACAGGCAACGGCATAGTCTTGAATGCCCTGAATCAGAG containing:
- a CDS encoding efflux RND transporter permease subunit; translation: MIGFFVRHPNAANLLMAGILILGLAALPTFRRETFPDIPPERVEVRVVYPGASPESMEEAVCRRVEEVLEGINDLHEVICQAREGVAITTVKMREGGRFDQLLEDVKTEVEGITSFPEEVERPLVRPLDRVDFVASVAVTGPLSSRDLKAYGEAVRKRLLSHRELTQISVRGFSDHQIRIEIPTGLLRRYNLTIPQIADRIAKQSVDLPAGTIEVKSGEIGIRFDEERYTPQEFWDLLVLGGESGAEIRLGEIAHISERFENDENRVLFNGRRAAILDISKTRNQDTLLVMDALKKALSDERAMAPPGVTYTITKDVSSLVRDRLNMLIENGLLGLMLVFLVMWIFFSFRYAFWVAAGFPVAFLGTLFVMSALNYDLNMITMVALLIAVGLIMDDAIVIAENVAARREAGAGAYQAAIEGVSRVLPGVVSSFLTTVLVFGSLAFLKGHIGIVLKVLPVVLVITLAVSLIEAFLILPNHLAHAMAGSSRQPNPLRLWLNRLFEKMRNRFTEGIVAPAVNWRYLTLGLVISGLLTSISLVSGGSLKSRAFPDLEGDVMEARLLLPPGTPFSRTSGVVDHLISALKQVETNLNHETALIKNIAVHFNRNADANEEGPHLATVVVDLLAAESRGIRVERFLRLWREAVGQVPDVVSLKFTEPKIGPAGLPIDIRLLGGDLGELKAASREIQDWLAGYRGVHDLFDDLRPGKPEIRLHPRSGALSLGLTTSEIARQLRAAFQGTTIREIQVGSEAYEIDVRLTANDRDSLMDLDDFFVTTPDGGQVPLGVVARLERSQGYARIARINGLRSVTVRGDVDTGIANVAEVMGDFRERFLPELKKRHPGVRMAFEGEVKEGAGTGASMRRNFLIGLLGVYFLLAFQFRSYLQPVVVLAVIPMGLIGAFWGHYFLGLDLSMPSFMGLASLSGVVVNDSILLVIFIKDRLAKDREIPVADAAIQASKERFRAIFLTSLTTVAGLLPLLLETSLQAQVLIPLAVSLAFGLFSATMLALIMVPVLYTILDDWGLARRVESSPEEVHPDHATLDPS